Sequence from the Castanea sativa cultivar Marrone di Chiusa Pesio chromosome 12, ASM4071231v1 genome:
AGATAGAGATACTTGAATGTACTCCTACCTTAATTAGGCAGAAATAAACTCTTGCGGATTTTAAATCTGTTTATGTGCATTGCCTGTCCAATGGCCTAGGCCATGTAACCTTGTGATATAGggagaacacacacacacacacagaaaattGTTAACAGCTTGCATTGTAAGTTGAAGACTTGAAGGTATTTTGCTTTCCTGCATGCATGTTTTTTCACCTACAGGGGACTTTAAGCATTACTAAGGAAAGTTTGTCATCTTTCAGGTACCTTACTTTATTGATCCCAATACTGGTGCTCAATTTGGTGACTACAAGAAGATCTTGTCTTATTTGTTCCAGACATATTCAGCAGCCACTGTATAGTTTTAACCTCTAGTACTAAATTCTATGTGTATATAGCCTTCTTTTGTTTGTCTAGGGTATGCCCCATGCctgtatactttttttttcaccctGGGGTAAATGTATTgcttaccaaaaaagaaaatgtctcACTAGTTGTAGAtatttttgtagctaaattCAATTCTGAATATGCTGTAAAAGAAACTCTCCAAGCTGATGGTGATAACCAATAATTGCTAGGTCATGGTTGTAAATGTCCATATAGGGTTTGCTTTCCTAGAAGTATCATTATCTCCTTTATCAATCGGAGTGGTCAATTATAAAGCCACATAGCTGGCACTTAATATGTTGAACTTTTACAGTTTATATATTGAGAGCATGGTGATGGTAGACAATTAAATTTCTGATGGTAATCTTGACCATATTGAGGAAACACTTATAATGCATTTTAAcgtaattttttgtaaatatttgtGAGGTTTTACTTCAGTGGCATTATATGTTCCATGGTTTCACTCCCTCAAGAGTTCCAAAGGATATGTTCACTATGAAAACATACAGTGTTAACTGGTGACACTTAAGAGAAACAAGTTTAAATTTAGCTTTGTTGAGGTTACAGTATGAAGTAATGCCTTCCATAACTCCTCTACCATTTCTTGTTGCCAAATTCATTTTGATAACCAACTAATAAGTCTAGAAACTTTCCCTTCTCACAgaatactattttttatatatttatttttcctgcGACTCAAACTAGTAAATGTGATAGTCAAGCCTCAGAAAAGGTGAAGAAAGTAGCAGCACAAAGAGGCCTTTCTGGTCTTTTTTGCCCCTCTATTTGATTAACTTAGTAAACATTCATAATGGAAGATGCTAGTTGGAATACTGGTATGCAAGGCTATGTTTTTCcaaatttgaactttgaagtagGTTACTGAGTTTGCTAGTATCAATGATTGAAGAACCATAAAGAAAGCCTCGTTATTCTGGTATGCAAGGCTATGATCAAAATCCATTGTAATATTCTGGAATGGTCTGGCCTCAGCTTCATTTGGCTTTCCCCACCTAAAGTCGTGTCGTTTTTGCtttcaaatgaaataatttaatgattagCACAGTCTCGCGcaaaaaacaccaaaagaatACAAATCAAGATTGGTTATTGTAGGACACATGGATGAGTACTGCACACAATCATTGATCATTGTAGGACATGAGTGATGATGGCCAATATGTTTCATGTATAAGCTTAGTCACTCAATGATAACATAGTTAATTTCTGCAACCAAATCTAACTTGAAGTTGATAGGAGAAaaattgcatcaaccaaatgtcAAGGGGTTATCAGATTGATAAACAGTacatatcttttcttttccaagTCATTACATAATTTAGTTGAACTATTACACTCACAAAAAGGAACCATCTTCAAAGATAACTATATTGTACTAGAACTAATGCATGATTGCCGATGGCCATCTGGCCTATTGACTTGCCTCGTTGCCCTTCATGGGTTAATATCTGGGATTTGATCCCTCCTATTTaccttttaacaaaaaaactcaTGCATGCATAGCAGCCACTGCAACACAATTACGCCTTCCCTCAATAAACTGTCGGTGAAATTGCTCAAAGTTTCCTGTCTTAATTGCTTCTCTTATTGCACGGAAGAATCCCAGATAATGGTGTGTGTTGTGTCTGCAACATCAAGGACAGGATTATGATTATTGctaaaacaataataacaattatcattatcattgGGACCAATGAAAACTTGTACATTTCTATTAGTGTCTGAGCCAGCATTTCGTGAACGTTGAGCAGGTGATTAATGTATGCTTTAGTATGGTTCTGGCATGTATAGCAGCAACATCCTTCAACGATTGGTGAAGCATCTTTCCTGAATAAAAAGCACATTAATAAAGGTAAATCATGAGTTCTGACACATAGAATTGTCATTTCATGCATCCATTAATCTCCAAATTACTAAGGAAACAAACACAAGTACATGAAACTGGAAAATGACATGAGTGGAGCAAAAAAAATCGCCATCACAATTTTCAAGCAATAACATTAATTTCACATTTTTGGTCAATGGCGACCAAACATTAGGCAAGAACTTAAATTGAACATGATATCAGAAATCAtgtatactatataataaaagtaggGTCTTAGAAACCATGGTTATGAAAAGTGGACACCTTTTCTTTACTTCACatatgaatttaaattaatttgtgCATTGCACGGACATACACTATAATGAGGGTTGATGGAAAGTACTCATAGATACCACCAGAAAGGATATTTTAATCAGACATGAGAAAGAAATTATTATGTGATAGATATTTGGAGTCTCATACGGATTTCATCAAATTTCCAACTTAACTTAGTGGATAAAATCTCTTAACCTCAATATATAACATGGAATGTATGATGATCAAAATTGTGAATCCTGCGGCCAAAAGGCTAAGATCaacaattttttgaattattcaAGTAGTAATGTTGGAAGTAGAAAAAGATCTTATTAGTTACCTATAAACAGTTGCCCTTAAATTTATCTTTGTCCGGTCACTTCCATTATCACTCAGCTGAAAATCAGATTCATTTGCATCAACTCCATTCAATGGAAAGGTAAGTGCAAAGCCTCCAAGGGTAAGGTGATATATATACCTGCAAAAAGTTGCATATATTATTCAGATAATGGTGAACTTAGCACAAGAAAGAGAAGCTCAGAGATGATAAAAAGTGAAATAAGCTACATACACTGAGTCAAAAAGATCAATGCCTGAAGCAACCCCCTGCAAGACCTCCTCTGTGAGATTAAGAAAAGATTTTATTCGCAGAATAATTATGAATCCATActgataaatttaaataaagataCATTTGAGTATCAAAAAATGTTCCATAGATGCATTGTCCTAATGATAACTAAGTGCATATGCACGAGCAGTTACTATGAGCACGCTGCAAGTCATGAACCAACTATACACCCTCTAGACCTAACATCAGAGTTTAAAGATCGAGCATCAGATCCTCAATTCTTTTAAATGCTAATctgaaattcataattttttttaataggctGCATACAAGACAGGTCGCATgattcattttgaattcaagcTCTGATAAAATTTTCGTAAGTGATACATACcaattaaaagaattttaacaaataaataaaagtaagttTATAGTATCTCCTGGTTGATGAAAAACCTGATATTTAATCAAAGTAAGTTTATAGTATCTCCTGGTTGATGAAAAACCTGATATTTAATCAAAGTTTTATTAATGATGAAGCTGATACCTGGAAGTCCAAGCCCACATATCAGGCGCGGCTTTTCCTCTGGTAAAATATCCTGAGTATTTGGCAGCAGCATTAGATTTCGGAATCAATAAAGGAAACAATCAGTTTCAATATATGAAAAAACCCTTTCATGTATCAGGGAATGTCAAGGGATCAGCTGACAAACTCAGCTTGGTAGAAAAATGCATTGATGTTAGTAATCAACTAATCATTCACGTAGCTGCTTTTGTAATACGTGGTCCAGTTTATTGACAAAATCAGGAGATTAATTAAAGAGCCAATACTTAGAATTGAGTGTCTTACAGTAATAGTATTAAGGAGAGCAGGGCGCTCATCCCTGCTCTCTCCTAGCCCAAAGCCTCCAATCCAGTAACCTGCAGAAGATATGTTGTGGCCAAgttaagaaaaaatagataaccaaaaataattttagaaggAAACCAAATTCCTATAATAATCCAATTGAAACTAGTCAATATCATAAAATTAAGATGAGTTCTATTTCCTAATTGTTGCACAAACCTACACAGAAACAACAATGTTCAATAGTTGCCACAAAAAACAGCACAACAAGAAAATATAAGCCTAATGTTTAAATTAGGATATTGGCAGCATGAACACAAGACATAGTGAGAGACTGCagagaatattttttaaaaatatttttttatcaatacaAAAACATAAGtgaatatattaatataatcaTCTGAAACTTCTTTAAGCTATGAGTCAACCTTCTTCAAAAATAATTGAAGTGTTACGCATGCCAAGCAAGCATTAGACAAGTCTAATTTCCTAATTACAATAAATGCAGGACATAATTGAACCTACAGTTACTGCAGCAGAGAAGTACTCTGATAGTGTTCTGCTCATATTTACAAATATATGTAGCATgagtgaacaaaaaaattagaattatgATAACTATTCTACTCATGGGTTCTATTTTGTAGACCAAAAAGTAACATAAATTAAACGATGATGATTGATTTGGGATCAAATTCTAATTAGATAGAcaagtctaaattttttttgaaacctgaTACATTTCGCTTGGCTACCTCTTGTGCACATCGGCGGCGTTCTTCTACATTAGAACCTCCAACAATGGCTCCAAATACTGCTCCGCCTGCCTACATATATGGGTTAAAACAAGCCCATTATTGACCAATCTATACAACAAGGGATCTGTCAAATTGATCTAAAACATGTCAATACTCAGCAGTCAGCTCACAATTTACATGATTCTACTAACAAAATTGAATGGAAACCACAAGGTGGGAGAGCAAGCAGCTAGGAATTTGTGAAAACCTTCTGGGAAGGGAAAGTGGGTTTCATGTCCATGAATGTGTGCAACACTCATTAGTAGGGAGATTCCCACACAGCATAGCAGCTAAAGATTTTTAAATTGCCATAATATTGATtaatcaaatttcatttgaaatctCAAACGATGAATATTGACTAGCAATTGATAACTCAGAAACATCTTAATACAGTAACTCATAAATCATAATGTCCAAATATGGGGGAAAAACATGTATAGTTCTTACTGGACTTAATGCAATGCAGTCATCAAGCCATCTCACAGTTCGATCCACTGATGTCCTGTTTCTCTTGTCAGATACCCATGTAGGCACTTCATCAGCTAAAGTGGCCCATATGTTCGGCCTCATGGAAGAAATCAATTCCATGTATTCTACAGGTTTGATCTGAGAGcaaacaattttatttagaaatattttcaagttgATCACTAAAATATTATCAATTAGACTTTTTTAAGCATACGAGAAGCAATACAGGCCAATTACCAAAAGACGCCCGCAAGGAGTCTCAAACGATGCTCCAACTTTGTTCGTGCTGTTATATTCTGGAAGGCATTGAATAGAATCTCTTGTTACAGCTGCAAATCCATAATCATGCAGACCAAGCATTTGATGAAGTCCTCCACtatttgatattgtttttggtGAAAGGCCTTCCAAGCTGCAGAATTTAATTATGTAGCTAGCTCAATGAATAATCATTTATGCAATGTTAAACTATGCATCTCTCTTGGAATTGTTTCAATCCCTATTACTTGATAAAACATACATAGAAGAATACACAGTTTCAACAGGGTAGcgatctcttttttttaataagtaacaGAGCAGCAATCTTTCATCCCAAAAGGCTCTCACTTTCCACtgtttaaacaatttttaagaaaaataagtaCCACTTTactaattcataaaataaaaaagtaccaCTTTACTACAAAGGCCATTACCGCATTACTCGTGTACAATATCTAAGTGTgcaaaacataacaaaaactTCAACAACACAAGCTCAAACAAACCCAATTCGCTAAACATCTAAAGGGCACATACTTTATTCATGTCCAAGAAGGAAACCAAGCACTCACTGTATATGTGTgcaaaacataacaaaaactTCAATAACACAAGCTCAAACAAGCCCAATTCACTGAAAGCCTAAACAGGCACTCACTTTATACATGTCCAAGAAAGAAACCAAGACACTCATTGTGAATTAGTGTGCAAAACATAACACAAACTTCAATAACACAAGCTTCTCAAACAAACCCAATTCACTAAACACCCAAAAGGAACAAACCAGGCACTCATTGTATATTAGTTTgcaaaacataacaaaaactTCAATAACACAAGCTCAAAACAAACCCAATTCACTTAACACCTAAAAGGCAATTTCTTTATACATGTCCAATAAACAAACCAACCATTCaatgtacattaaaaaaaaaaaaaccaaacaccCAAAAGAGATAAATAAACAGAATTGGGGTGGAGTTGTGAATACATACAAGTGAAGTGGGCAAACTTGAAGGAGGTGAGAGTCAGgagaaggaagagagggaagaagGTCAGGGGAGATGAAAAAGGGCAGCCCTTTACGTGTGGAAAGGAGAAGACAAGGTGTCTCTATTGGGTGAGGAAAGTTGCCCAACTGGACCACCCCTGCCCTTGCACTTCCATTGCTCCATGCTTTCACTGCAAActtcatgctctctctctctctctctctctctctctgtgtcttGTACTTGAGGGAGACAACAaagtccttttcttttttggggaaAGCTGAGGAAGAAAAACGTTGGGTTTTGCTCCTAAAATCAAACCCTCTGTTCTGttctgttttgtttgtttgaaactttgaacAGGCTCTTAAACCCTATAGGTACCTAAAGCTGCGAGCAATAATTTTGGGTGGGCTGAATCCAAGCCCAATATTGCTTTTGATTTTCCCACGTTTGGGCTCTCAACTAggattattataaataaaagggTTAAATTCAGTAACATATTTTGAGATTTGGGGTAAAGCAATCAGcttcaaaactttttaaaactgACCAATTTGATTCTTAATGCCAACTAAATCCCTAAATATTATTAGACATGTTAATCATTTTTCTTAACTGttttttagggactaaaagttgGCTTTAAGGATctaattagtcaattttgaaaagttttggacTTGATTGGCATTGACCCAAATCTCAATGTATGTCATTAGAATTtaccctaaataaaaataacaagaaaagtaaattttttttaaaagaaacctTTTGTGGTTTCCTCATAAAACACAGAATCATGGAGCTTTGAATGTAAAAACTTAATTCT
This genomic interval carries:
- the LOC142618918 gene encoding uncharacterized protein LOC142618918, which translates into the protein MKFAVKAWSNGSARAGVVQLGNFPHPIETPCLLLSTRKGLPFFISPDLLPSLPSPDSHLLQVCPLHFLEGLSPKTISNSGGLHQMLGLHDYGFAAVTRDSIQCLPEYNSTNKVGASFETPCGRLLIKPVEYMELISSMRPNIWATLADEVPTWVSDKRNRTSVDRTVRWLDDCIALSPAGGAVFGAIVGGSNVEERRRCAQEVAKRNVSGYWIGGFGLGESRDERPALLNTITDILPEEKPRLICGLGLPEEVLQGVASGIDLFDSVYIYHLTLGGFALTFPLNGVDANESDFQLSDNGSDRTKINLRATVYRKDASPIVEGCCCYTCQNHTKAYINHLLNVHEMLAQTLIEIHNTHHYLGFFRAIREAIKTGNFEQFHRQFIEGRRNCVAVAAMHA